One genomic region from Amaranthus tricolor cultivar Red isolate AtriRed21 chromosome 12, ASM2621246v1, whole genome shotgun sequence encodes:
- the LOC130797365 gene encoding glycosyltransferase BC10-like, translating into MKTHQQPKNHIIILPLSNKIIQYFLFIIPYFLILICGIIIGISFSPKYSSPLDIKNNYFITSKELINITTNHTSFPRLSSTSPRKRPQRLHRLPLPPKMLPSPAPANRKLGFVSALPLKHDMDDEELLWMASMAPKIEDKKIMEKLEQKPKIAFMFLVRGNLPMAPLWDKFFRGYEGLYSIYVHAGPCFNGTYPKYSVFFARTIPSKVVEWGKFNMVEAERRLLGNALLDHSNQRFVLLSESCIPLFNFSTIYSYLINSKKSYIEVYDNKGKTGRGRYNNHMYPKVRLSQWRKGSQWFEMNRELALEVISDRKYFPIFAKYCKNSCYGDEHYIQTYVNIKFPNKNSGRSVTWVDWSVEGPHPGRYERYWTTPQLLINLRSNATCEYNGEKTNVCYLFARKFMPSSLDRLMRWSHRYLMYG; encoded by the exons atgAAAACCCATCAACAACCTAAAAaccatattattattttaccattatcaaacaaaatcatACAATATTTTCTATTCATAATTCCATACTTCCTTATTTTAATTTGTGGAATTATTATTGGAATTTCTTTTTCTCCTAAATATTCATCACCTcttgatattaaaaataattatttcatcaCTTCCAAAGAACTCATAAACATAACCACAAATCATACATCCTTTCCACGACTATCATCTACAAGTCCGCGGAAGCGGCCACAACGATTACACCGTCTGCCGCTGCCGCCGAAGATGTTACCGTCACCAGCCCCGGCAAATCGGAAACTAGGGTTCGTGTCGGCATTACCATTAAAACATGATatggatgatgaagaattattATGGATGGCTTCCATGGCTCCAAAAATAGAAGACAAGAAAATAATGGAAAAATTAGAACAAAAACCTAAAATAGCGTTTATGTTTTTAGTACGTGGGAATTTGCCAATGGCCCCACTTTGGGATAAATTCTTTCGTGGATATGAAGGATTATACTCTATTTACGTGCATGCTGGCCCTTGTTTTAATGGAACATACCCTAAATATTCTGTCTTTTTTGCTCGAACAATCCCAAGCAAG gtGGTAGAATGGGGCAAATTTAACATGGTAGAAGCGGAGCGACGTCTATTAGGCAACGCCCTACTAGACCACTCAAACCAACGTTTCGTACTCCTCTCAGAATCATGCATCCCCCTATTCAACTTCAGCACAATTTATTCCTACCTAATAAACTCTAAAAAAAGCTACATTGAAGTATATGATAATAAAGGCAAGACCGGAAGAGGCCGATACAACAACCATATGTACCCTAAGGTTCGACTTTCTCAATGGCGAAAAGGGTCTCAATGGTTCGAGATGAATCGCGAGTTAGCCCTCGAGGTCATCTCGGATCGAAAATACTTCCCTATTTTTGCAAAATATTGTAAGAACTCTTGTTATGGAGATGAACATTACATACAAACATATGTGAATATTAAGTTTCCAAATAAAAATTCAGGAAGAAGTGTGACATGGGTTGATTGGTCTGTTGAAGGGCCCCACCCAGGGAGATATGAAAGGTATTGGACAACACCACAATTGTTGATCAATTTGAGGAGTAATGCTACATGTGAATATAATGGGGAGAAGACTAATGTTTGTTATTTGTTTGCAAGGAAGTTTATGCCTAGTAGTTTGGATAGATtgatgagatggtctcatagaTATTTGATGTATGGTTAA